The nucleotide sequence ATCATATAAATTGGTTTTCCTAATCCGGATTTACCAACTTCTTTTATGCAATCGCTGTAATTACTCTGTAGATAAGAAAATAATTTTTCAGGAGAAATATAACGTTCTGGAAAATTTACATTTTTAAAATAGGGAAAACTGACGGTCATTTTAGTTGTTTTGATTTGTAACAAAAATAAGATTAAATCCGAAATTACACTTGTTACATTTGTAAAATCATTAAACATTGACAAATGTCACTTTGTCTGTTGATTATTTTGTGGAATGCATTATTTTTAATTTCAAGTCATAAATAACATAATATCAATAATTTATAACATTCATCTAAATATAAATTTTAATTTTACTTTAAGTGTATTTTTAGTGAATGTTCTCCGTTTGTTCATCAATCCATTAAACGCAAAAACACCATAAATATCCTAATATTTACAAATGTGCAACCCATTAATTAACAATTAATTCCTTATTTTTGCCAATATTTTAAACAATGAGTAACGAAATTTTGTTTCTTTCCGGATTCCTGGTTTTTATTGTAATTATCCTCTTATTGGATTTGGGACTATTTAGTAAAAAAGACGGACCAGTGTCTCTAAAGCAAGCCGGGCTGATGAGTTTTTTTATTGTTCTTCTTTCTATGGGCTTTTATGTCTTACTCACCTATTACGGTCATCTGATTCATAATATTGATAGTATTGAAAGGCTGCAGGAAATTGTTGCTAAACATAAACATCCAATTCAGATAAACCCATCAAATTTCGAACATTCATTATTATTATATGACAAGAACCTCGGCTTGGAATTTTTAACAGGCTACCTTGTGGAATATGCGTTGTCTGTAGACAATATATTTGTGATCTTATTAGTATTTAGCGGATTTGGGGTGGCGCCGAGAAATTACCACAGAGTCTTGTTCTGGGGAATTTTTGGAGCCATTGTAATGCGTTTTCTGTTTATATTTATTGGTGCAGCACTCATTCAGAAGTTTGAATGGATAATGTACCTATTTGGCGCATTCCTTATATATACAGGCATAAAGATGTTTATAGATCGTAATAAGGATGAAGAAATTGATCCTCAACATCATCCAATTGTCAAGTTTGCACAAAAACACTTCAAGGTTCATAACCAGTTTGTAGGTAATAAGTTCTTTGTTATTATAGACGGTGTAAAAAAAATGACTCCGTTATTCCTGGTTCTCATCATCGTAGAAGCTACAGATCTTATCTTTGCGGTAGATAGTATTCCTGCTATTTTTTCTATAACTAAAGATCCTTATATTGTGTTCTTTTCTAATATTTTTGCCATTATAGGACTAAGATCTATGTTCTTTTTGCTGGCTGGAATTGTTGATAAATTCAGATTTCTAAAGATAGGTCTTGCTGCTTTATTAGCATTTATTGGTCTTAAAATGGTGTTCCATCATTATCTGGAACTTATCGGTTTTGGAACTTCGCATTCCCTTATTGTAATAATGTCCATATTGCTTCTTAGCATTGGAACTTCCCTACTCTTCCCTGGAAAGGGGCATAAGAAAGCCCATTAAAATAACTTTTACTTTCACATTTACATAGTAATCCAGCTACTCATTGAGTAGCTTTTTTTATAAACTTATGATCCCCATTTTTGGATTTATCTACAAATGCGCGTTTCCCACAAGCTTTAATATTCATTTGTTGATAAGTGTAAATTCCCATACAGTTTTCCACAGTAAATACGAATATTACCTGTAAAACAATGACTTATAGAGTAATGTATGTTACTAACAAGATGTTTACAGAAGTAAACTCAACCTAATTAGTCGTTCCTTAACAAAACCCACTATTTAATTTATTTTTAAAAACAGGATTAGAAAACAGCATAATTTGTATCTTATAAGATAAGAAAATAATTTTCTGTTTCAGTAGTTCCATCATTTTCTTCATGTTCCAAGCGGTTGCAGCTAGTAATGCATTGATTTGTGGTCCCGTTTCTCCCATGAAGTAATTTTTTGCCAGCCTAAAATCGGTTTTTAAATGTCCGATGATAGGTTCTATTGCCGCTCTGGTTCTAAATTTTTTGCGCTTTGTCTGCTTTTGATAAGCAGTGTCTTTTTTTCTTGGAGTGCTTGGGATGGAGATTTTCACGCCCTTTATTTCTGATTTTCCTCTGCCACCTCTATCGTAAACGAGTTCTTTTGGGAGCTTTTGACCACCGGTTTCCATCTGTTCCAAAAGTGGTTCTATGGTGTGACCATCGTAAGGAGTTTGCAAAAATGCTTTAATCCCGAGAATGATTTTCTTGCCTTTGTTGGCGGTGGTTATCAAACCTACCTTATTCCCAAATTCATACTGGCTATGCGCTTTTCCTTTGGCAATACATCGGGTAAAAGGCTTGTGAATGCTGTAAATTTTATCGGCATCGTTTCTTTTTTGTGTGACAACCTTGGTGTACAATGTCATTAAATCTTTATAAAATTCTTGCTGTTCTGCATTAAAATTCCGTTGCAATTCACGAATCAGTCTCATGGCGATGGTTTTGAGCTGTCTTTGAGATTTCCTTGCCGCTTTTGCCCGCTTGGGATGTTTTCCGTTGTAGGTGTTGCGCACCATTTGTTTGCTGACTTTTGTGTAGCGTTGTCTTTGTTTTATGCCTTCATTTCCGGCTATTTTGTTGCAATAATCGATCACTTTTTTGCACAATTTTGCATCGGTAGGAAAAGAGGTATTATTCTCCTGAACGGTAGTATCGGACAAAACAAAATTTGAGGTGTTCGTCTTGGCATCGTGCATTCTTACGCTGTAGGCAAAGATTTTTTCGATACCTTTTTCGCCAATTCTTTTTCGGAAATGAACAAAATTACTCGGGTCACAAGGAAATTCGTGTTCAAAGAAAACCCTGCCACAAAAATGCTGCATATAAGGATTCATGATCCAGGCTTTTTCCAACGTCTCATCGCCCAAATTATACAAATGTTTCAGTAGCAAACAACCCACCATAAACCGAATCGGATGGCTCGGATTGCCCACTTTGGAATACAAGGGCGAAAATTCTTTCTCAAAATAATTCCAATCTATTTTTTCTGAAAGTAGAACAAGTTCATGCTCGTGGTCAATAAAATCCACCAACATTGGGCGGAATAATTCTGGCTTCTTTTCTGGATTTTTCCCCAACATATTTGCAAGGTTTTAAAGCTCTAAGATACAAATTCTTGCAATAAAAAACAAGCTATTTTAAACCCAAAATACTAATAATCAGTAAATTATAGGTGGTTTAAGGAGAGACTAATTACAAATGTAACTTTGTTTTAAAAAAATATTTTTACATTTGTGAAATGGAATTTAATGATAGAATTACAAAAGTAATAGAGTTTTCGGAACTGTCTCCAGCTGAATTTGCTGAAGAGATTGGAGTGCAACGCTCAAGCATCTCTCATATCCTTTCGGGTAGAAACAAACCGTCTCTCGACTTTATAACAAAAATAAAATCTAAATTTCCTGATATCGAATGGAATTGGCTGATTACAGGAACCGGTGAAATGTTGATTGGTAAGGAAGAAGCTAAAATCGCGGAAAATCAAAATTCTCAAGAAGAGGAAAAACCAGTGAAAAAATCGCTGCCTAATCTCTTCTCACTAATCAATGATGAGCAGTTCGGCTATACGGAAACCGAAGATGATGTTACAAAAACAGTGATGCGAGAATCTGATATTAGTGTACAAACATCAGAAAGAAATAAAATAAACGATTCTCAGCCATTAGAGAATTTTCCAAAAAAACAAGATTCCGATCCAAAAAAAATCAGAAGAATTGTGTTTTTTTATGATGACGGAACTTTTGAAACCTATGAAAATTAATTATTTTTGATAACTGTTTCCAAGGCCTCATAGTTCAACGGATAGAATAGAAGTTTCCTAAACTTTAGATCCAGGTTCGATTCCTGGTGAGGCTACACTATTATTTGATATATTTTGCCACTTTGTTTTCTAGTTCTTCCAGATCAAATGGCTTGGCAACATAATCATCTGCTTTTGCACTTTCTGCAAGAGATTCTATATCATTATTGGCAGTTACATAGAGCACGGGAATATTCCGAAACTGTTCATTGCTTTTAAGAAGTTTGGTAGCTTCAATTCCGCCAATATTCGGGATCCAGTTGTCCATCAGAATAATATCAGGATGAAACTCGGAAACTTTTTCCAAAATGTTGTGAGACGTCTGGGAGATATCTACCTCATAACCGCCATCCTTGAAAATTATTGAGATGAGCTCCAGCAAAGTAGTATCATCATCAAAAATCAATATCTTTTTCTTATCCATAATCTTAATTTGATTCTTATATATTTAATTGATTAATATTAATGCACAGTTTTTCCGGATTAATAAGAAGATCATAGTCAACCTGCTCTTTGGCGTGTCTTGGCATATAATCTACTTCAGCTGTTTCAGGATCCTGAATCCAGATTTTTCCGTTATTGTTTTTTATATATTTCAATCCGTATATGCCGTCCGCATTGGCACCGGATAATAAAATGGCTAAAAGATTTTCTTTGTAAACCTGTGAGGCCGATACAAAAGAAATGTCTATAGAAGGTCTAGAAAAATGATGCTTTTCTGACCTGTCCAATGAAAGATTGGTCTTCGAATCAAATAGTAGATGATAATCTGCGGGGGCAATATATATTTTATCATTTTCTATTTCCGTTTTATCTTCTATTTCTATTACCTTCTTATCTGTAAATTGCTGAAGTAATGACTGCAATACACTTGTAGACTGTGCTTTTCTATGGATGACAAGGACAATGGGAAAATCTAACTTCCTTTCCAAACCGCGAACAAGATCGAGTATCACCTGCAGGCTGCCTGCAGATCCGCCGATAATCACCAATTCTGTCCGTATCTTTTGCATCTTTAGTTCTGTGTCGTTTTTTTCCAGATTTTCTGATCATCGATCTGCTGGTAGATGGTTGCCAAGCTAGAAAACCTTAATGTTTCTTTAGAACCTAGCGCAAGATACCCCAGATTTTCCAAACTGTCATCAAACAATTTGAACACCCGTTCCTGCAAAGGCTTATCAAAATAAATTAGTACATTCCTGCAGACAATCAGCTGAAAGCTGTTAAATGAGCTGTCAGACACCAGATTATGTGTAGAAAGAATCATTTTTTCTTTCAGACTACTGTCAAATCTTGCACTGTCGTAATTTGCCGTATAATAATCCGAAAAGTCTTTTTTGCCTCCAGATAAAATATAATTTTCAGAATAAGTCTTCATCTGACTGATCGGAAAGACACCAGCCCGCGCAGTTTCTAAAACCGAAGGATTAATGTCTGTCGCATAAATCAACGATTTATGATATAGCCCTGCCTCTTTCAGAAGTATTGCCACAGAATACGCTTCTTCGCCAGTAGAACATCCAGCAATCCATATTCTTATAAGTGAATAGGTTCCTAGTTGCGGAAGTATATTTTCTCTTAGTTCTTTAAAGAAATATGGATCTCTGAACATCTCTGTCACATTGACTGTTACTTCTTCTATAAAGCGCTTCAGATAATTTGGTTCGTTAATAAGTGTATATCTCAGTTCTGCAAAGCTCGTAAACTTATCTATCAGGCAAATTCTATTAACACGCCTTTTGAAAGATGCCCGGCTGTATAGCGAAAAGTCATAGCCATACAAATCATAAACATCTTTTATCAGATATTCTAACTCTTCATCTTTTACAATTTCGGGTTCTATCATTATGATAATTTTTCAATGGTATTTAAAAGAGTATCAACATTAATTGGTTTTGTAACATAATCATCTGCTCCTGCTTCCAAACATTTTTCACGGTCTTCCGGCATGGCTTGCGCAGTCACGGCAATAATTATGCTATTATTGATTGGTTCTGTTTTCCGGATATTTTTCATTGTTTGATATCCATCCATATCCGGCATCATCATATCCATTAATATGACTTTTATATCCGGTTCATCCTTTAACATTGTAATGGCTTCGTCTCCAGACAAGGAACTTCTAACATCATAACCTTTTGATTTTAATGTTAGCTTTAGAGCAAATATATTTCTGGGATCGTCATCTACGATCAGTATTTTTTTCTTCATATTAACTTTCGTATAGCCAGACTCGTAATAATGATAGCAACTGATCTATATCCACAGGCTTTGAAATATAATCTGAAGCGCCTGCAGTGATGCATTTATCCCTATCTCCTATCATCGATTTTGCAGTGACAGCAATAATCGGAAGTCTTTTATATTTTGGCATTTTTCTTATTTCTCTGATGGTCTCATAACCATCCATTTCCGGCATCATCATATCCATAAGAACCACATCAATATCAGGATTTTTATCGATCTGCTCCAATGCCTGTTTACCATCCATTGCCAAGATGACTTCGACCTTATATTTTTCCAGGGCTTTGGTGAGTGAAAAGATGTTGCGTGCATCATCATCAGTTATAAGAACTTTCTTACCACTTAACACCTCTGTTAGGGATCCTAAAGTTTTACTTTTGGTTTCCTCGGTATTATTTTTTTCTGCGACCAGGTGGAGAAATAGACCCACTTCATCCAGAATTCTCTGATAAGAATGAGCTGTTTTCACAACAATAGAATCTGCATATTGCTTTATTTTTAATTCTTCTGATGTGGATAAACTATGTTCTGTGAAAATGATTATCGGAAGATTTTCAAGACCTTCATTGCTTTTAATAGATTCTACTATCTCATACTCTTTTCCACGGAATGCTGCGATATCTAGAATGACACAATCTACTTTATCTGAATATAATGCTTTTACGCTGTCTTCGACATTATTCTCCACAGAAAGTCCGATATCGTAACTGCTAAGGAAGTAAGACAATGCAGATGCATGCCTCGCATTTTCCTCCACAATCAGAACTTTCTGAGAAGATTTCCTAATGGTTTCTTCAATCTTTCTGAATACCTTATTCATTTCTTCCAGTGCAACAGGCTTATTAATAAAATCAACCGCTCCTTTCATTAAGCTCTCTTGTTTAGCTCTTAAAGAAGACATCATATGAACAGGAATATGTCTGGTAGCTGTAGTAGATTTCAACTCATCCATCACCTGCCAACCATCTTTTACAGGTAGCTGTATATCAAGAAGAATTGCTGAAGGATGGTATTGCATAGCTGCAGACAACGCAAGATCCCCTCTTACTACTACGACACCTTTATAATCCTGAAGCCTGGAATATTTTAGCAAGGCTTTTGCAAAATTGGTATCATCTTCTACAATGAGTATTACCTTATCGCCTTCTTTGATTGCTTCTCTGTCATCTTCCACATCATCGGGGATTTTTAGTGATTTTGAAGATATGATATTATCAGAAAGAATATTCTGTATAATTTCTGCATCGTCTTTGATAGTTTCTACTTTATTCTGATCTGTTTCTGTAATCTCTATATCATCTTTTTTGATCACAGGAATTATCAAGCTAAAATCACTTCCTTCATTTTCTTTACTTGTTAATGTAAGTTCACCGCCAAGTAATCTTGCAATTTCCCTGCTAATAGAAAGTCCGAGACCTGTTCCTCCAAATTTTCGTCTCGTAGATCCATCTGCCTGTTGGAACGCCTCGAATATTACTTTTTGTTTGTCTGCTGGGATACCAATTCCGGTATCTTTCACAGAAAATATGACGAAATCCTTTTGTTTTGGGTCATTTTTTATATGAAGGGTAATGCTGCCTTTTGATGTGAATTTTGCTGCATTAGAAAGCAGGTTTCTCAATACCTGATCCAGGCGCAACCGGTCTGTCTCAATACTCTTGTTTACATCTTCATCGATAATGATATTAAATTGTAAAGATTTTTGCTTAAGAATAGGATCAAACAGATTTTTCAAATCTTTTACCACATCATTCAGCATAATGGTCTGGTGCTCCAGTGTCATTTTACCTGATTCGATTTTCGCCAGATCCAGAATTTCATCTATCAAAGTAAGGAGACTTGTTCCAGAACTTTGGATTACTTTTGCAGACTCCACTTGATCTTCATTCAGATTTTCATCAGGATTTTCCGCCATTAGCCTAGAAAGTAGTAAAATAGAATTGAGCGGGGTTCGGAGTTCGTGTGACATATTCGCCAGAAACTCCGATTTATATTTGGTGCTGAGCGCCAGCTCTTCTACCTTACGCTGTATCTCGGCATTTCTTTCTGCTATCAGCATATTTTTTTCTTCCAATAACTTGGATCGCTCTTCCAGCTCTGCATTGGTCTGCATAAGCTCTTCCTGCTGTACTTTTAATTCTTCCTCAGAAGCCTGCAATTTTTGAGTCTGTGCTTCCAGTTCCGTATTCAGATTTTCGAGTTCGGAATGCTGGACCATCAATTCCTCTGACTGAGTCTGAGTTTCTTCTAGTAATCGTTGTTCTTGTTCTCTACCTTTTGCAGCGCCAATTGCGACAGCAATATTTCTACTACCTTCCGCAAAATATTCTAATTTTTGATCACTGAATTTCTCGGTAGAACTCAGTTCAATAACGCCAAAATTTTGGTGGCCGGCAACGATAGGAAGTAACAAAATGCTGTTTACCTGAACCTTGCTGCTTGCAAAAGAAACTGCAAAATCAGAATCATTAATATTATTAAAAACTTTAATTTTTTTCTCCAGAAAAACCTGTCCCACCATTCCTTCACCGGAGTCAAAGATTTTTTTCATTCTGTCTTCCAGCCCGTAAGCTGCTTTCAGTTTGAGTCTTCCATCATCATTTAAATATAATGCTCCGTTGATGCAGTTTGTATACTCTATGAAATGTTTCAGCGACTCATTGCTCACATCCTTTAAAGACTTGTTACCTACCAGTGATTCATTGAGCAAAACAAGTCCAGTCTGTCGCCATTCACTATCATTGATTTTGTCAAAAGATTTTTTAAGAGAATCTGTCATATGATTAAGCGATTCCACCAGATCACCTAAGTCGTCCTGAGAATTGTCTGTCGCTTTCTGACTGTAATCTCCACTGGCTACTTTATTCGCTATTTGCTTGATGGCATTCACACGTCTTGTAATCTCTAAATCTTTAGCTTTCAGTTCTTTTTCCAGCTTATCTCTTCTGATGAGGTCAGCTCTCATTTTTCTGTAAAAGAAAGCCGTAACAATAATAGCTGCAATTGCCGAAAGTATGATGAATAAAACAGTGGTGTTAGAAGATTTTGTGAGATCTTTGTTTTTGATTTCAAGGTTTTTTTCTTCATTTCGTACAAAATCATTGACTAACATTCTGCAACGGTCCATATATGATTTACTCATCATGAACTGTTGTTGCGTCATAATTATGCCCTTTCTTCTGTTTTCAACAAAAATTTTGATATTATCAATATTATATTTTACATTGTTTTCCAACTTATCCAGAACTTCGCGCTGATTGTTATTATCAGTATTTAGACCTTTTAATCTATTAATAGACTTAGGAAGTTCTTCTAAACCTTTATTGAATGGTTCCAAGAAGCTAACTCTACCTGTTAACTGATAACCTCTGTTCCCCGTTTCGATATCTAGAAGTGCTACTAAAATATCCTTCGCAGCTGTTATCGATCTACGGCTTGCCGTGAGTTTTTCCCGGTTTTCCATCTGATTCTGAATACTGAGATAGGAAGCTATAGAGCTGGCAATAAGTATGACGAGTGAAAAACCGACGCCTACTTGTAGATTTCTTATAGTTTTCTTTGGCATAAAAAATTAGTTTATTGGCAATGTAAAATAAAATGTAGAACCTTCTCCTATCTCACTGGATACACCTATGGTTCCGTGATGCTGCTTAATGATTTCCGAACAGATATAAAGACCTATTCCCATTCCTTGAAATTGCAAAGAAGATTCTTCCACACGGTAAAACTTATGGAAGACATATTCCTGCTTAAAGTCCGGAATTCCTATTCCAAAATCCGTTACACTTATCCGAACTTCCTTTTCATCCCAGAAGGTGGTTACAATAATCTGATTATTTTGTGGAGAATACTTGATCGCATTACTTAGAAAATTAATTAGAACCTGCTCTATCCTGATTTTATCAAAAGCTATGACAAAGTCCGGCTGCATACCGTGTCTTTCGATCTTAACATCTGGGCTGTTGGTATGAAGAATAGTTTCTATGGCATTCTGAATTACCAATTCCAAATTTTCAGGTTTTTTATTGATTTTCAGTTTTCCGTTTTCAATTTTCGAAACATCGAGCAAATCGGTTATAAGACTGTTAAGCTTTTCAATCTGTTCCAGCGTTTTTTTCACATAAACCAATTCGGAGTTTTCCTCATTTTGCTTTAGTTTCCTTTCCAGCAACTGTGTATATGCTTTAATGCTGGTAAGTGGCGTTTTCAGCTCGTGGCTTGCAATACTTAGAAAATCATCTTTTTCCTGCTCTATCCTTTTCTGATCATCAATATCCGTAAAAGTTCCGACCCAGTTTTTTACAGAATCTCCTTCAAAAACAGGTGATATCCTCAGCAGGTGATATCGGTAAACGTTTGTATCGATATTTTTTATTCTGATTTCAAGTTCGAGAGCCTTTCCTCTTTTTCTACATTCTTCGAATTCTGTTCTGATATTCTTATCTTCAGGATGTGTTTCCGGGAACTGCTGTGTGGATTCGGAATACTCATACCACTTACAATTGACGAAATCAACTTCTGCATTTTCATTTAGAGTAAAAGCAATTTGAGGCAATGCCTGAAGCATTAGATGAAAATGATCAATCTGAGATTTCATCGTAGCCTGAGATTCCCGTCTCCCTTTCACTTCCATTTCCAGGTTTTGCTGGTTCTTTTTGAGTGCAAGGTTATTTTCCTGAAGGTTATAAAAAGTTTTTACTTTCAGCAGCAGAATATCAGGATCAATGGGTTTGGTGACATAATCTATACCACCTGATTTATAACCTTTGGTTATGAATCTTTTTTCGGTATTTACAGCGGATAAAAAAACAATAGGAATATCCTTTGTTTTGCTGTAGCCAGAAAGAGTTTCCGCAACTTCGAAGCCATCCATATCTGGCATCTGGACGTCAAGAATAATTAGCGAATAGGTATTTTTAAGCGCTTTTACCAAAGCTTTCTCACCGGAATCTGCAGTATCAACCTGAAAATTATTAGACTCTAATAATTTCTTTAAAGAATAGATATTGTTCTGGTTATCATCGACAATTAAAACCATAGATTTTTAGACTGTACTGTTTTTATAATTTTAAGATTTTAAACGGTCAAAAATACTTACAATTTTTCGATAAACTATATTTTTGAGTTATAATCAAACAGAATAATATTTAGAAAACACATTTCTTTCGATTACAAGAAAATCTCACTAATCAAAAATCATTCTAAAGTTGATAATTATTATTTTTTTTTCAAAAAAAGTAATTGCTTGAGCGGAAAAGTAGTAAAAACGTAACTTTGCATAAAATATCATTTTTGAAAGATCTCCTGCTCATAACGCCGCCATTTACCCAGCTCAACACACCATATCCAGCAACAGCTTACATCAAAGGTTTTCTGAATACCAAACAGTTTTCCAGCTTCCAGATGGATCTCGGAATTGAGGTGATTCTGGAATTATTTTGTTCCGATGGACTGCGAAAGGTCTTTAATGCAAACATAGACCATCAGCATTTTTCCGAAAACTCTGAGAGAATATGGGCGCTGAGAGAAGATTATATCTATACAGTGGATCAGGTGCTAATGTTTCTTCAGAATCAAAACCCAACATTGGCCAGGCAGATCTGTTCTATGAACTTCCTTCCTGAAGCGTCACGCTTCAATCAGTTGGATGATCTGGACTTTGCTTTC is from Epilithonimonas vandammei and encodes:
- a CDS encoding TerC/Alx family metal homeostasis membrane protein, which translates into the protein MSNEILFLSGFLVFIVIILLLDLGLFSKKDGPVSLKQAGLMSFFIVLLSMGFYVLLTYYGHLIHNIDSIERLQEIVAKHKHPIQINPSNFEHSLLLYDKNLGLEFLTGYLVEYALSVDNIFVILLVFSGFGVAPRNYHRVLFWGIFGAIVMRFLFIFIGAALIQKFEWIMYLFGAFLIYTGIKMFIDRNKDEEIDPQHHPIVKFAQKHFKVHNQFVGNKFFVIIDGVKKMTPLFLVLIIVEATDLIFAVDSIPAIFSITKDPYIVFFSNIFAIIGLRSMFFLLAGIVDKFRFLKIGLAALLAFIGLKMVFHHYLELIGFGTSHSLIVIMSILLLSIGTSLLFPGKGHKKAH
- a CDS encoding IS5 family transposase, with product MLGKNPEKKPELFRPMLVDFIDHEHELVLLSEKIDWNYFEKEFSPLYSKVGNPSHPIRFMVGCLLLKHLYNLGDETLEKAWIMNPYMQHFCGRVFFEHEFPCDPSNFVHFRKRIGEKGIEKIFAYSVRMHDAKTNTSNFVLSDTTVQENNTSFPTDAKLCKKVIDYCNKIAGNEGIKQRQRYTKVSKQMVRNTYNGKHPKRAKAARKSQRQLKTIAMRLIRELQRNFNAEQQEFYKDLMTLYTKVVTQKRNDADKIYSIHKPFTRCIAKGKAHSQYEFGNKVGLITTANKGKKIILGIKAFLQTPYDGHTIEPLLEQMETGGQKLPKELVYDRGGRGKSEIKGVKISIPSTPRKKDTAYQKQTKRKKFRTRAAIEPIIGHLKTDFRLAKNYFMGETGPQINALLAATAWNMKKMMELLKQKIIFLSYKIQIMLFSNPVFKNKLNSGFC
- a CDS encoding helix-turn-helix domain-containing protein; translation: MEFNDRITKVIEFSELSPAEFAEEIGVQRSSISHILSGRNKPSLDFITKIKSKFPDIEWNWLITGTGEMLIGKEEAKIAENQNSQEEEKPVKKSLPNLFSLINDEQFGYTETEDDVTKTVMRESDISVQTSERNKINDSQPLENFPKKQDSDPKKIRRIVFFYDDGTFETYEN
- a CDS encoding response regulator produces the protein MDKKKILIFDDDTTLLELISIIFKDGGYEVDISQTSHNILEKVSEFHPDIILMDNWIPNIGGIEATKLLKSNEQFRNIPVLYVTANNDIESLAESAKADDYVAKPFDLEELENKVAKYIK
- a CDS encoding chemotaxis protein CheB, coding for MQKIRTELVIIGGSAGSLQVILDLVRGLERKLDFPIVLVIHRKAQSTSVLQSLLQQFTDKKVIEIEDKTEIENDKIYIAPADYHLLFDSKTNLSLDRSEKHHFSRPSIDISFVSASQVYKENLLAILLSGANADGIYGLKYIKNNNGKIWIQDPETAEVDYMPRHAKEQVDYDLLINPEKLCININQLNI
- a CDS encoding CheR family methyltransferase, which produces MIEPEIVKDEELEYLIKDVYDLYGYDFSLYSRASFKRRVNRICLIDKFTSFAELRYTLINEPNYLKRFIEEVTVNVTEMFRDPYFFKELRENILPQLGTYSLIRIWIAGCSTGEEAYSVAILLKEAGLYHKSLIYATDINPSVLETARAGVFPISQMKTYSENYILSGGKKDFSDYYTANYDSARFDSSLKEKMILSTHNLVSDSSFNSFQLIVCRNVLIYFDKPLQERVFKLFDDSLENLGYLALGSKETLRFSSLATIYQQIDDQKIWKKTTQN
- a CDS encoding response regulator translates to MKKKILIVDDDPRNIFALKLTLKSKGYDVRSSLSGDEAITMLKDEPDIKVILMDMMMPDMDGYQTMKNIRKTEPINNSIIIAVTAQAMPEDREKCLEAGADDYVTKPINVDTLLNTIEKLS
- a CDS encoding response regulator; amino-acid sequence: MPKKTIRNLQVGVGFSLVILIASSIASYLSIQNQMENREKLTASRRSITAAKDILVALLDIETGNRGYQLTGRVSFLEPFNKGLEELPKSINRLKGLNTDNNNQREVLDKLENNVKYNIDNIKIFVENRRKGIIMTQQQFMMSKSYMDRCRMLVNDFVRNEEKNLEIKNKDLTKSSNTTVLFIILSAIAAIIVTAFFYRKMRADLIRRDKLEKELKAKDLEITRRVNAIKQIANKVASGDYSQKATDNSQDDLGDLVESLNHMTDSLKKSFDKINDSEWRQTGLVLLNESLVGNKSLKDVSNESLKHFIEYTNCINGALYLNDDGRLKLKAAYGLEDRMKKIFDSGEGMVGQVFLEKKIKVFNNINDSDFAVSFASSKVQVNSILLLPIVAGHQNFGVIELSSTEKFSDQKLEYFAEGSRNIAVAIGAAKGREQEQRLLEETQTQSEELMVQHSELENLNTELEAQTQKLQASEEELKVQQEELMQTNAELEERSKLLEEKNMLIAERNAEIQRKVEELALSTKYKSEFLANMSHELRTPLNSILLLSRLMAENPDENLNEDQVESAKVIQSSGTSLLTLIDEILDLAKIESGKMTLEHQTIMLNDVVKDLKNLFDPILKQKSLQFNIIIDEDVNKSIETDRLRLDQVLRNLLSNAAKFTSKGSITLHIKNDPKQKDFVIFSVKDTGIGIPADKQKVIFEAFQQADGSTRRKFGGTGLGLSISREIARLLGGELTLTSKENEGSDFSLIIPVIKKDDIEITETDQNKVETIKDDAEIIQNILSDNIISSKSLKIPDDVEDDREAIKEGDKVILIVEDDTNFAKALLKYSRLQDYKGVVVVRGDLALSAAMQYHPSAILLDIQLPVKDGWQVMDELKSTTATRHIPVHMMSSLRAKQESLMKGAVDFINKPVALEEMNKVFRKIEETIRKSSQKVLIVEENARHASALSYFLSSYDIGLSVENNVEDSVKALYSDKVDCVILDIAAFRGKEYEIVESIKSNEGLENLPIIIFTEHSLSTSEELKIKQYADSIVVKTAHSYQRILDEVGLFLHLVAEKNNTEETKSKTLGSLTEVLSGKKVLITDDDARNIFSLTKALEKYKVEVILAMDGKQALEQIDKNPDIDVVLMDMMMPEMDGYETIREIRKMPKYKRLPIIAVTAKSMIGDRDKCITAGASDYISKPVDIDQLLSLLRVWLYES
- a CDS encoding hybrid sensor histidine kinase/response regulator, which codes for MVLIVDDNQNNIYSLKKLLESNNFQVDTADSGEKALVKALKNTYSLIILDVQMPDMDGFEVAETLSGYSKTKDIPIVFLSAVNTEKRFITKGYKSGGIDYVTKPIDPDILLLKVKTFYNLQENNLALKKNQQNLEMEVKGRRESQATMKSQIDHFHLMLQALPQIAFTLNENAEVDFVNCKWYEYSESTQQFPETHPEDKNIRTEFEECRKRGKALELEIRIKNIDTNVYRYHLLRISPVFEGDSVKNWVGTFTDIDDQKRIEQEKDDFLSIASHELKTPLTSIKAYTQLLERKLKQNEENSELVYVKKTLEQIEKLNSLITDLLDVSKIENGKLKINKKPENLELVIQNAIETILHTNSPDVKIERHGMQPDFVIAFDKIRIEQVLINFLSNAIKYSPQNNQIIVTTFWDEKEVRISVTDFGIGIPDFKQEYVFHKFYRVEESSLQFQGMGIGLYICSEIIKQHHGTIGVSSEIGEGSTFYFTLPIN